The Lolium perenne isolate Kyuss_39 chromosome 6, Kyuss_2.0, whole genome shotgun sequence genome segment CTATTTTTCCTTTATTCCctatttttccttcttcttccccgaGCACCTCTCGAGTTGTCCCGGCCGGCCCCCGTTGCCCCTGCCCTGCGCTGCCCCGCACCGCCGCTCGCCCGCCTGGCTCCGCGCCGCCGCTCGCCCGCCTAGCTCCGCGCCGACCCGCGCCCGCACGGCCCCGCTGGCTCCGCGCCCGCCTGGCCTGCGCCGCCGCGTGCCCGCCTGGCACCGCGCCACCGCGCGCCCTCCCAGCCCTGCGCCGTCGCGCGCCCGCCCGTCCCTGCGGCCGCGCATCCTCCTGGCCCCGACCTGCGCCGCCGTGCCCTTCCGACGCCACCCATGCCATGGTCGCTCGAGCCCCGCCAGGGCAGTCCGCCGTCGCACGAATAGCCACCGATTCCGGCGACCAGCAGCCAATTCCAGCGAGGATGTGCTTCTCTCAGTAACCTATAGTTCATCTCCGGCGGAAACTAGTCGAAATTTGGAGGAATTTGGTGAATTTGATAGTGGCCTGGCGGGCGGAAGGACGATAATGAAGAGCAACTACCATGAACTTTCAGCGCGCGTAACGTTCGGTTTCGCTTTCAGTTCGGCATTTAGCCCCCTACAAATAGGGGCCGAGTTGGGTTTTTCTGTTCGAAACTGAACTTTTTTTCGGTTTTGCCTCGTTTTCAGGCTCTAGTCTGCGCCATTTTTCGAACCAAACCCGTAAACTGgcggttatttttcggttttggcTTGTTTTCACGCTCTGTTAGAGAGGCTCTAAGTGCATAAATAGGTCTAGAGTGGGTTTCCACTCATGCAGCAGCCAGCTGGCCAAATCACAAAGACGAGAAAATCCATGCGAATAATCAAACATGTCCTAGTGTATAAATTTTATGTTGACCGTCCAACGACGACAGTGGAGTATTTCCTTTGTGATCCAGAAATGCTAAAACTCTCTAACTATCAATAATAAATTAAAAGGTCAGTATAAACTCTGCAACTCCCAATAATAATGAAATAAAAATTCAGTTTGCACCCTGCTGAGACTGAGACATGTTACACTTTTCCAAAAAAGAATTATCAATCAGCGATAATGATAGATCGAAAATAGACTTTACTCTCAAATACTAGCTTATATTGTAGCTTATTTATGTGCAAAAAATGTTTGTGATTGACAAAGGTGTGATTCCATAATCATTATTTTTCAGTTTGCTTGTTAATTGTCTATACCATGATTCTAATTCTGATATAATTCAATGAATGGAATCTCCTTCTTCTTAGAAAAAGTTGGCTTCATATATTTCGACGAGCTACACCGACTTGAAATATATCAAAGTACCCGAATCGATCTCGTGTGCGGCGACTTGACATCTAAATATTCTTTTCAGGTAAATATAATTATACTAAATTTTTGTACTTACTTAGAGTTTTTTTTATCATATTGCAGTATTAGCAAATGTATATTTCATATTACATAGTTAACATTAATAACCACAAAACAATGTTCCTAATATTAAGTACAAGGTTTTTTTTGTTATATAGTTGAAATGTATATTTGGAAATATATATCATAATCGTGCTAAACTCAAAATGTACAGAAAAGAAGTCGCATGCGTTTTTCTTTTTGTGAACCATTGCTCCTTGATAAGAGATGCTGAAACAGAATCACCTCAAATGTGGGAACAAAACGAAATGAAAACTCATGCAACTTGATTTTTTTTCACAATTGCTAAATTATATTATATATATGTAGATTATTGTTTCGAGATTATCCTGTATTTAAATATTATTAGATATATTAGCAGAGATTTCAAAGCATACCAACCTAACAAATAACTTAATAGAGATTGTACTATGCAATTAGATAAGAAAATTTGTAGAAACTTCTGGAGTATTATGTATTGAATAGTTTGTATGAttatttgtatatacttgttatTGATATAGCATCTTTTATAATAATCATCGATAAACATAAAGTTATATAGGTTATAATACTTTTGCATACATAAATTTTATTATTTTATATGTTCATCACGCTCCCTGTCATCTGTTGTATACAAATGTTCTGGTTTCTAAAAAAAACAAGTTATGCACGAAATTAATATGTAAAGTTATCTAGTGCAACTTTTCATATGACATGTAAGGCAACCTGCAAAACTAACCTTATCACCGCCGGTCTATTTGGTTTGTTTCTCTGTGGTAGACACTATTGGTCATGTCATATAGAGTTGCTCGCATAATTGCATAATCTGAGGTTAGATAGTCAGTAGTCACTTATATGTGACATGATAATAATACAAATAGACAATATGGAATCGTGTTGAGTATCCCCGAAGATCGGAGCACCCGATCCCAGCCTCGCGTCCCGTTGGATGGACTCGAGCCGAGCCATCTGATTTGGTCCTTCCTCCCACCCAACTTACACTTCCACTACACCACAGAAAAAATCTCCTCCTCATGAATCACGGATGAAACCAAACAAAGCTCGCTTGCCGAGTCCCACCACCCCCATCGTTCAGACAGTCATCGACAAACCTCGCACTACTGCCTGTGACGACGGCACTACCGTTGAACTTGTAGCATCCCGACTCTGGCAAGTACCACCGTCACATGCCGCCCCTCCCCCAAtatcaccacacatggtggcagcACCGGCGGCAGCCCTTTACAGCTCCGGCCCAAGGCTTACGGCCGCTTGCAACATCGTCAATGCTCCTTCGCAGCTCTAGCATCGATGACATGCAGCTCACCTATTGACCTGTTGCATCTCCGGCGGTAGGCACCTGTAGCATCACCTTTGCAGCTCCACCCCTGGTGGCTTGCAGTTCCAACCAGCGAGTTGTAACATCACCGGTCTGTTGTCGCAACACCGATGATCATCAAAtgcagaacaaattatgatgttcttTCTTTTGCAATTTTCTCATACCACAGTGTACGTGGCGTGTGCGCGTGTTAATTCGATCGCAGGGTAGCTCACGGAATTTGTGCTGATGTTGCAATTACTTGGTGCGCTTGGACGATGTACCCGCGCGTGGTACTTCTGGCCGGCTGATCATTAAACTCAGACGGCAGGAAAGACGTCACTGCCTTATTACAGCTGCCACTGCGTACTGTTCTGCTCCTGCCGATTATCCCACTTTTCCATAGATGTTGCATTTTGGTGGGATTTGTCCAAATCTTGGAAATCCTACCATTTCAAATTTACCCCATATGCATGGTCGATTCTTGCAGTATGATTAGAATTTCTAGGTTAGGGATGTTGTTATGTTAGGATTATTGTTAGATTTGTAGGTTAGGCCTAGGGTTTGGTTATGTGGCTAGGATTTTGTGTTTGTCTTGCCATGAGTACTTATTGAATAAGTTTTCATATGTGTTGTTGTAATTATTTTAGGTATGTTGAGAATTGTTTATATTCATCATGTGGATAAGGAAGCCTTTCTAAAAGCCAACATAGTGGCGGACCCGGAGGAGTTTGACTTAGTATTTCAGCGtagtcactagtggaaaacggagcTTTAGCATCGGTTGGTAAGGGGAATTTTCACCGGTTGCCCAACCGGTGCTAAGCATCCGGTGCTAAAGCTCCCCCTCCCCTTTAGCACTAGTTCAGTTACGAACCGGACCTAAATGGACACCACGTGGCGACTGCCGAGTGCCCGGGCGAgagaacctttagcaccggttcgtaacagaaAACATCCCAAGATGCTACCGCGGCAGAACCCCGCTACTGGTGCCATTTTTTATTtcgaattatttttcactccctctttcTTTTTATAGTTTTAGAATTTCCaatattttagttatttgacAAGTTTAGTCTTTAACTGCACTTATCTCtaatcaaattacttactcgtggtcaaactttccACTCGgttacccatcctcccactactccatcaCTAGCACGCTTTACTTGCAAGTTCCATCTcgtccgcatccaagtgcttcgcgcgcatgtatgtgatactagtatcatatcaatcctatcaacatgttggtcgatgtcatatttctttattgtttgaatttcaaataatccttttaataaataaaagaaatgatgtaataataatcttgaataaataaataaacattaactttttaatttgtattatttttattttttaaaaaatttaaatttttttttgccaaacctaaaacctaaaaatttgaaaatctaaaaattaggtaaaagtaatagtaatctttattgtaattattatttttttttgaaaaataaaaaaatataaaattctgaatttatagcaaaaactaaaatcttcttgctttcatattttcatttggaattttgagaatctaaaaattaacTAACCGAGTAAAActaggtgaattcggatgtaactttttccaacgatcattttgatatattataggttttttccgacgtcgcatgcaaaagttaatgccgttttacatttttataaactttttatgcaaaaaaagtcaaaagtcaaatttgttaattttccttaATATTAGATTGTGTAACATACAGGAATctcaaaatattttatttttagaattttctattattttattttatattttacaaagttaaaaaaggcgatccactggggggcggaggtgcgtggggaggagaaaaacctttagcaccggttcgtaccacgaaccggtgcGAAATGTTCCgcatgaaccggtgctaaaacTCTGGCCTCTCGAACCGGTGCTAATACACCCTTTAGTCTGAGTACATAGCCGGTCCGGTGCTAATGTTCTTTGGAGCCAAAATCGAGAGTGCAGACGGCAACAAAGATGGCAGTTTGTGAGATCTTATTTTCTGAGTCGATATAGGGTTCGTGGGAGTCTATAACGTTAAGTGCAGCAGCGTACACAGAGGGAGTGGATAGTGGACAGTATGTCTAAGAGTTCCATGTATTATGTATCAAACTGGGCTAGCAAGTGGTGATTAAGGTTTGTTTATGGGCTCCAGCATATGCACAAACGACACATATAAATACAATGCATGGCTCAGGAGAGATGGACCATACTTGTTGTCGAGACATTGTTGACAAGTCAGCGAGATGTGTTTGATAATTCTCTAGTTTTGACCTAATTTTTAGGTCATTTACAATGGATGGCGCAACGCTAAATGCCTCTCTTGCTCACCCGCAGCATTACCTATTGCCGGGCTTTCCCGCTACCAAGCATGGGATATTTATCCGCCGGTATGCCACCAATCACGACAAAAATCTTTGTGCCGGCCTTCTTAGGCTCCGAGCTTGTTGGGCGCGGACCAAAATATTTTTGCAGGTGACTACAACTTCTGCTGTCCTAAAATCCACCAGGTAAGGAGGGCTTTTTCGTAGCGGTTTCATTGCCACCCCCACCTTGAGTTGATGCCGGTTTCAGAGGAAATGTTATACTTTTGGATCTCGCCGAGGTGCTATCCTTCGACGACCATAGGTTTTGTCCCACGCCCGCGAGCTGCCCTCCACACGCAAGGTGTTCGATCTTTTGGTTGTGCATATgtggatccaccaccaccaaggaAACTAGTTGTCATTTCTTCTCATTTTCACTAAATTTATTTAGGTAATTGGATTTCGTAATCCAAATTTGAATTATTTTGTGAACCATGTCGCTTATATTATTATTGTGTAACCTTATGCGTAAACTGTGTATAGCAGAAATGGTAAAAGTAGGCAAAAACTGGGGTCAGCGTTGGGTGAACGGTTAACCGGAGGACATGAAACTGTGAAATGGAGGCCGCGTTTTGTAGTTGCACTTAATTAGTCGAACGCGGCGGCTCTCCTACCTCCGTCTACAAAGAAGAAGACACTCGCATGTTCTCTTGCTCCGTTGTTAATTCCCGAGGCTTTCTCATGATAATGTGCAAGATATAAGTAACTCATGGTTTCATCAACGTTTGTTAGAAATAGATTTGGCATGTGTGTGATCCAGTAAACAAGCTGTAGAACTAGCAAGGAAAGACAGGAGCCAAGTCatgcgtcaaccacgcgccattaAATAGAAACCAGAGTCGTTAGATTTCGTTGGAACATGGGATTTGAGATCTGATCCCAGGCTACGATGGCCCAGTATGTCTGATGGGTTGATCACGCGGCGCGACTCGAGTTGGGTCAATGGGCCGATTCTTTTTTGCCGCTGCTCTGCTCTGCTGTAGCCGCGAAGCAAGCAAGCTTTGGCTCCATGTAGTTGGAACTCGGAGCTTCTTCCATCGGCTGCAACACTCAGAACCCATCCAAATCCACCCGTTTTGGCCAAAAGAAAGGACATGGTTTGGTCGGTGCCAGAAAGATCCGTAGCCCCAACATTCACAAGACATGATTTGGTAGCAGGGCGAACCCAAAGCTTGGACAACGTTTGGTCTGCCATCGATGAGCATGGGCATGTGATTTACAGTATACCCAAATCCCGCACATTAGCCAAACGGCATCCACATTTCGCAGATAATGACTTGTTCTCGTAAGGCGTTCTCTGTTTATAACGGAAATCTGTAAAGACAccaaactaagagcatctccactcgtgcccccaacgaggcccccgagcgacgttttttccatccggacggcgaaattcggcccagtcgcgcccccggttcctcgttttcgtccggatttggcccttcatccatccggcgagcccacgccatccccggccccccggggcgcgctcggggactccggacgaaagattttggcgcgaaacgtcgtgtggacccgcgtagtcggcgactggaaaaccaaatcctgtcgattttccctccaatttgcttgcatatccccattccctccaatttgcttgcatatccccattctctcccgccgaaattccccaatctcctcgtcttccagctccagttcccggcggcgtcttctcgtccaccaccactctcctcctcgtcttctcgtccaccaaaatgccgccgaaggcgccggcgaggaagatgcgggcgaagaagacgaagccgccgggcatgtcgaacgccgagtgggcggcggacgagaaacggcgcgaggtggaaacaagcggcagggcggagagggtgaaaaaagccgccgccaagatggcggcggcggcggcggcccaggacgaacaagcgaggatgATCAGCATGGCCATGGGCGGCGGcagcatgttccccggccaatggccgacgcaaggtacaaccagttccccgtcgtccttctccccttcgctgtactcgccgtcgccgactgccgtgttccaagagggcgcctacgtccaaccgtccaggtccacgccgtcgccgcccgagcttgacgtcggcggcggcggccagttcGAGGACACCTCGCCGGCCATGCGACGAGGGCCTCTCGCGTTCGGTGCGATGGCAgcgccgaacgaagaggagatccacgagatgatcacctccggctccgccgccgccgctgcgagcccggggtttttcatggccgccgccgctgcgtgcccggggttcttcacgcaagaggagcaGAGGGCGACGGCCgctgtggcggcgcgcaacgagcatcgggaggatgttgccgacggaagccaagccgtcgaagaagaagacgaggaagaagaagagccaacataagccgccgccaacctgtcgaaggggaagaagaagaggaagaaggactcgccgcctgccgaaccgcgtatcaaatggacgccgaaggaagaggagtgcctcgccgaagcttggaagaccgtgtccacgaacggcataatcggggccaatcagtcgttcgacacatattggcttcgagtgaagcaggcgtacgaggagcgcaaactcgtcgatccctacttcaacaagacgaacatgaacgtgtaccggggagacaaggcaatggccacccattgggggatcatgcagacggcgtgcagcaaatggcacggcatacaggaggagtgcgacaaacggccgatcagcagccacgacttggagcaaaaggtatgctccgtcgaccctgcatcaccgaggtacatcgtcgttagctgacccgtatcgccgtgctcttttttccccagctgcgccgagctttggacatgtacacggacgacaccggcctgcagttcaagttcctcaacgtctacgcccgcctcgagaactgcgagaagtggaaggaagtccgcacgaccctctcgaagagcaagaccgagcagtacaaccccgacgctccggcggcaAGCGCGGCGGAAGGGCAAGAGCTCCGTTTTCTTCCTTGCCAAGGAAGGATTCCTGGAGATCAAAGAGGAGCTCTCTCAATCTTGGTGGGCAATTCACAGCTGGAGCTGGCAAGGCAGCAGTGCAAGAGCAGTGAACAACTGAACACAGTGACCTGAATTGTCACTTCCAATCAAGCCAATCACGtcgggaacagatgagcggctacTGCTATTGCTTCGTCGTCTCCCACCCGGCCACCCTTCCTTCAGTTTGCTGCCGTTGACAGACTTGCCATGACTTTGACTCATGATGTCCCCACCCACAGCTCTCTCTTTCACACTACACGTGCCGACTGCCTAGCTCGACCCTCTGGCTTTATATAGCCAGCCACGGTGCTCCTCGTTTATCAGCCACTTCAATCCATTTGCTCACTTGCTCATTAGCTCCAGTTCATCGTTTCTTCGCTGAGAGAGGGAACCAGTGGGTCgatcatgggcaagaagaagagcggcaATGCCGGCGGGGGTtgtgcggaggaggcggaggtggcgagGGAGTTCGTGCTGAAGGTGGCGATGCACTGCCACTGCAACGGGTGCAAGGGCAAGGTGCGCGCCGCCGTCAGGGACATCACGCTGGACCCGGGCGTGGAGGCGGCGGACAGCTCGGCGGCCGAGAGCAGCGGCGAGGTGCGCCTGCTCGCCACGGCCGACCCCGAGCGGCTCCGGCGGCGCCTCCACAAGGCCACGGGCAAGAAGGTCGACCTCCTGCTGCCCAAGGAGCCGGCTCCGTCCAAGAAGCAGGAGAACGCCGACGCCGCCACGCTGCAGGCGCTGCTCGCCCAGCTGCAGCTGCAGGCGCCGCCTCAGGCCCGTCAGCAGTACGGCGGCCAGGGCGCCGCCCCGTGGGCTAACCACCACCAGCAGCAGCTCGCGCTCGGCGGCTGCTTCAACAATGCCGTTGACAACGGCGCGGCGTACCCGTGGCCGTCCTCATCCTCCTACTACCCTCCCGCGCCCACCACTGCTTGGGGCACGTACGGGTATGCTCCTCCGGCCCCTGCTCCGGTCCATGGTAACGTCGGCCACTACGGCGGCGCCCCGGCGTGGCTCGGGTACTGAGGTCGCAGACAGTCCCCGCGCGCCCCACGTTCCAGACCGGAACGACAACGATGTCATCCAATCCGTTCTACCGTAGATTAGTACTGGAGTATATTTGTTACGCTATTCAGTGTGTTTGCTTGGATGATTAGCACTAAGCTAGTAGTAATGCTCGTATTATGTGTGGTCTTTTTGTTTTGAACTAATTGTGCGAGGTCCGTGTCGATGGGATACGGTGACCTGATGTGATGTACTGCTGTCGCTAAATCTGCATAAATATACTCTTTTGGCAATATGGCAATCTCTGCTTTTGTTTGATTTTGGGGTAACCAGAGCCAGTGGACCTGTCATGTTGATGTGCTATGCCTCATCTCCGACGTGCGTGTCTTGTCCCGTCAACACACGGGCGCCCGGAGGCAGTAGATCGCTGGTACAGCATCGAACAATTTTCGCCGGAGTAGAGATGGATACCAGCGCCGGTACGTCGTAATAACATCTCCACTCCACCCCAAAAACAGTTTTGGGGCGCCTGAGGAAAATTTTCGTTCAACTCGCCCCCAAAAGCTTAAATTGGGCCGGCAAACATCGTTTTCTCATCCTGCGCTCCCAAGCCGGGGGGGAATGAGATCCGGTGCCCCGACTGAGGCAGGGCACGGATGAACAGTACCGTGCCCTGCTgccttttctgcccgttggatcAAGAACCGATGGCTGGGTGAACGTGAACAGGCGCATGCTACAGGGGACATCTACAGTGCGTATGCTACAGTATATTTGCTACAGTGCATCGTCCACAGTGCAAAATCTGGTCTATTCATTTTCGATCCAACGGCCAAGGCAGCAGGGCACGGTACTGTTCATCCGTGCCCTGCCTTAGTCGGGGCACCGGATCTCAGTCCCAATTTAGAGGTCTCCAGTCGCGGGTCCTCCAACGCGTCCCTCAAACAGCACCAGATTTAGCGTTTTAGGGGCGTGTTTTATTCTTGCCGCGTTTGGGGAGCGTCACTCCCCAGTCACGTTTCCAAACGCCGCCTACAAACATTAAATAAGGTTTTTTGAAAACACAACCATTTATTaaatatagcatacaaataaatatgtttgcggagattgttttcaaattaaaatacaacaaacaataaaacaactaaacaCATGTACTAAATAGGGCTAGATCAAGGTGCTGCGGCATTTGCTGATAAAACCTTTGATCCTCCATAAATACTCAACAAGATCAGCTTGGAGTTGCTCatgaacattgctgtcacggatctctgcgtccaTGGCGAGGAAACTAGCAAAATCTGcatgcaactcatgatcaacctccgcaaagggttctgacactcatagggaccaacatgtgtcctgacataattcttgcggtcatccttgaTGATTATGTTACgcctgatcacacaagcctgcatcacctcccacacttgcttagagcagggtaccgaacaattgcaaattgagcttgaagcacaacaaatgcccgctcgacatccttcctgcaagcctcctgtcgcgcaGCAAAGTGGAAATTCTTCTGACCtaatggattcgagattgttttgacaaaaaatGGCCCATGTTGGATATATacgtcggctagataatagcctttggcatattggtggccattgatctcatagttgcctgGTGGAGCATAACCTTTCACTAGTCTGTTGAACACCGAAGAGTGCAGCAACACGTTGATGTTATTGTGTGATCCAGCCATGCCAaaaaaagaatgccaaatccacagatcataatctgccacagcttcaagcaccacactgcaatatccagggcgccctttgtatatataccttgtcaagcaaacgggcagttcttccatgaccagtgcatgcaatcgatgtttCCAAACATTCCAgggaatcctctggcagcattttgtgccatgatccttgcagtcactTCCTCAGTTTGGCCCTCTCAAGtaatatttgccaaactttcccaccacagctcgacaaaacttgtacatgcactcaatggctatagactcactcatgcgaaggtagtcgtcctgtgtatcggtaggtgctccgtatgcaagcatcctcatggcggcggtgcacttctgaatcgacgagaacccgacaacgcctacaacgtcgtgcttgagcttgaagtaggggtcgaactctcgaacgccgtggaggatattcatgaacagaccCTTGCTCATCCTATTCCGGCGCCGAAAATTTTCGGCATGTGTTGCGTCATCTGCGAAGTAGTCATTGTGCAGtatggtatgcccctccatcctctgccggggcttcgacttctttctcCATGGCCTTGATCCTCCACggtgcggcctcttcctcttctctgcCTCGGTGTCAAGCACGTCctagagggacgcgatgatcaacaAATACTTCTGGAGGTCGTTGTcaaaggcttgctcgtcctccagcagtagGGCAAGCATCTCGTCGTCTctatccatgtctgaagcaaaatcaatggttaaaattggacCGCAGCGGACGAGGCAATGAATAGCGGCCAATCACGCGTACCTGGCAAGtcatcgagcaccttgtgtgcatagaGGTGGGGCGGATGTAGCGCCacgttctgggacgcgctggcgcAGCGATGGCGGCGAAACGACTGGCGAGAGTGCTAGCCGTGATGACGGTGTCGACTCTCAGAAGAGATCAGACGTCGAAACGGCCGGCAAATCCAACGGTggcggaggggtgggaggcgtgggagggaaggagcgacgagaaaaaaggcacgaaccaacggtttatggaaatagtcgccgacatgtgggagcccgcctcacttttcgttgtgtccggcgtgcccggagcgtcccctgtggggcggggacgggctcgtggcgccgaacaccgtatcgaggggcgccggacaaaaagcggttttgggggacgcggctgggaacatTTTTTTTTCGGCGCGcctcaaatccctttggggacggtttgggggacgcgactgtagATGCTCTTATGTGGGAGAGGGGGGAAAATCACTGGATGGAGCTGAAAAGAGGGTCGGTCATACCAATCGGCGAGACATAGCAAAAGTTTCCCTCTAAAATATTATTTATCTTTTTTCTCACTCTTTTCCTCATTTCCACGCTTACTGCTGCCACCCCCGCC includes the following:
- the LOC127309174 gene encoding uncharacterized protein, encoding MGKKKSGNAGGGCAEEAEVAREFVLKVAMHCHCNGCKGKVRAAVRDITLDPGVEAADSSAAESSGEVRLLATADPERLRRRLHKATGKKVDLLLPKEPAPSKKQENADAATLQALLAQLQLQAPPQARQQYGGQGAAPWANHHQQQLALGGCFNNAVDNGAAYPWPSSSSYYPPAPTTAWGTYGYAPPAPAPVHGNVGHYGGAPAWLGY